A window of the Corallococcus exiguus genome harbors these coding sequences:
- a CDS encoding response regulator yields the protein MSRVLVIDDSPMLLELTVRALTAAGYEAIGAPDLATLNQKLTEGPFALILMDVNMPEMFGDDVVEYLRTVKGVTAKLVLYSDISEQELEAKVKNSGADSYILKSGGLEGVLGGVMGLIGAPALNIPAAVPSPSPAPAPAPAPAAPATGSGGLPKAPMAAGGRKPRILIVDDSEMTARIIEADLVSKGFEVHVADTADKATKIILKKQTRPDLVLLDVRMPNVNGEQFCRFIKSNSLFKGIKVLLCSGENVEELQRICREAGADGYIPKDAVMGNLVAKELMPPGAE from the coding sequence ATGTCCCGCGTACTGGTCATTGACGACAGCCCGATGCTTCTGGAGCTTACCGTCCGGGCCCTGACGGCCGCCGGCTATGAGGCCATTGGCGCGCCGGACCTGGCTACGCTCAACCAGAAGCTCACCGAGGGCCCGTTCGCGCTCATCCTCATGGACGTGAACATGCCGGAGATGTTCGGCGACGACGTCGTCGAGTACCTCCGCACGGTGAAGGGCGTCACCGCCAAGCTCGTCCTCTACTCCGACATCTCGGAGCAGGAGCTGGAAGCGAAGGTGAAGAACTCCGGCGCGGACAGCTACATCCTCAAGAGCGGAGGCCTGGAGGGCGTGCTGGGGGGCGTGATGGGCCTCATCGGCGCCCCGGCGCTGAACATCCCCGCCGCCGTCCCCTCCCCCTCCCCCGCCCCTGCTCCCGCCCCGGCTCCGGCCGCACCCGCCACGGGTTCCGGCGGACTCCCCAAGGCCCCGATGGCCGCCGGGGGGCGCAAGCCGCGCATCCTCATCGTGGACGACAGTGAGATGACCGCGCGGATCATCGAAGCGGACCTGGTGTCCAAGGGCTTCGAGGTCCACGTCGCGGACACCGCTGACAAGGCCACGAAGATCATCCTGAAGAAGCAGACGCGCCCGGACCTGGTGCTGCTGGACGTGCGCATGCCCAACGTGAACGGCGAACAGTTCTGCCGCTTCATCAAGAGCAACAGCCTCTTCAAGGGCATCAAGGTGCTGCTGTGCTCCGGCGAGAACGTCGAGGAGCTCCAGCGCATCTGCCGCGAGGCCGGCGCCGACGGCTACATCCCCAAGGACGCCGTGATGGGCAACCTCGTCGCCAAGGAGCTGATGCCCCCTGGCGCCGAGTAG
- a CDS encoding radical SAM protein, which translates to MTHAPKLLFADPKGRVMEHPYLIATLRSGEELVPPQDKPIALPATGRLVHLPGRLPVGLNPDSGELELVREMKMGGKTFVPNAVGALLPPGYTRTFLPGEVKGSGPILPQWAYTAAAWGEKGPLAWAIHTDRRSHWEPEAYSTPELKGLVTAHMERFPDSRVLKQLKTCALLYRCFTSQNIFYARDEGAIPASVMCNARCVGCISDQPADGPPASHERMDDGPSAEEMAAIGLYHLEHAPGRTMVSFGQGCEGEPLTRWKFIAESIRLMRAKTDKGSININTNASLTHGLKALLDAGLDAVRVSLNSASKGLYEAYYKPVKYGWEDVEASIALARERGAYLALNLLLFPGVTDREGEVQALEDLVRKYRVDQVQTRSLCIDPLQYLEVARGVGAGGEPVGIRTLLQRLKAARPGLIIGNFARGLDERENAAGSPEV; encoded by the coding sequence ATGACGCACGCGCCGAAACTGCTCTTCGCCGACCCCAAGGGCCGGGTCATGGAGCATCCCTACCTCATCGCCACCCTGCGCAGCGGCGAGGAGCTGGTGCCCCCGCAGGACAAGCCCATCGCCCTGCCAGCGACCGGGCGCCTGGTGCACCTGCCTGGCCGCCTGCCCGTGGGACTCAACCCGGACTCCGGTGAACTGGAGCTGGTGCGCGAGATGAAGATGGGCGGAAAGACCTTCGTGCCCAATGCCGTGGGCGCGCTGCTGCCGCCGGGCTACACGCGCACGTTCCTGCCCGGGGAGGTGAAGGGCAGCGGACCCATCCTGCCGCAGTGGGCGTACACGGCGGCGGCGTGGGGGGAGAAGGGGCCGCTCGCGTGGGCCATCCACACCGACCGGCGCTCGCACTGGGAGCCGGAGGCGTACTCCACGCCGGAGCTGAAGGGCCTGGTGACGGCGCACATGGAGCGCTTCCCGGACAGCCGCGTGCTCAAGCAGCTGAAGACGTGCGCGCTGCTGTACCGGTGCTTCACGTCGCAGAACATCTTCTATGCGCGCGACGAGGGCGCCATCCCCGCGTCGGTGATGTGCAACGCGCGCTGCGTGGGCTGCATCTCGGATCAGCCCGCGGACGGCCCGCCGGCCTCGCACGAGCGCATGGATGACGGCCCCTCCGCGGAGGAGATGGCGGCCATTGGCCTGTACCACCTGGAGCACGCGCCGGGCCGCACCATGGTGAGCTTCGGCCAGGGCTGCGAGGGCGAGCCGCTCACGCGCTGGAAGTTCATCGCGGAGTCCATCCGCCTGATGCGCGCGAAGACGGACAAGGGCTCCATCAACATCAACACCAACGCCAGCCTCACGCACGGGCTCAAGGCCCTGCTGGACGCGGGGCTGGACGCCGTGCGCGTGTCGCTCAACTCCGCGTCCAAGGGGCTCTACGAGGCCTACTACAAGCCGGTGAAGTACGGCTGGGAGGACGTGGAGGCGTCCATCGCGCTGGCGCGCGAGCGGGGCGCGTACCTGGCGCTCAACCTGCTCCTGTTCCCCGGCGTCACCGACCGCGAGGGCGAGGTGCAGGCGCTGGAGGACCTGGTGCGCAAGTACCGCGTGGATCAGGTGCAGACGCGCTCGCTGTGCATTGATCCGCTCCAGTACCTGGAGGTCGCGCGCGGCGTGGGCGCGGGCGGCGAGCCGGTGGGCATCCGCACGTTGCTCCAGCGGCTGAAGGCGGCGCGGCCGGGGCTCATCATCGGCAACTTCGCGCGAGGCCTGGACGAGCGGGAGAACGCCGCGGGCTCACCGGAGGTTTGA
- a CDS encoding sigma-70 family RNA polymerase sigma factor, with protein MLDFRQPNRTKQEFEELALAHLDPLYSAALRLTKNERDAEDLVQDTCMRAYRFFDKFERGTNIKAWLFKILTNTFINRYRRKVKERTVVEGVEREAVHERFVSRDATDFAANPEQYFFDRLLSDDVLRAIDSLPIDFRLVVILADLQEFSYKEIAEILECPVGTVMSRLFRGRKLLQKTLREYAEGQGVFRHDGEPVQAAPADLEEFRRRKKAG; from the coding sequence ATGCTGGACTTCAGGCAACCCAACCGGACGAAGCAGGAATTCGAAGAGCTGGCGCTGGCACACCTGGACCCGCTGTATTCAGCGGCGCTCCGGTTGACCAAGAACGAGCGTGACGCCGAGGACCTGGTGCAGGACACCTGCATGCGGGCCTACCGCTTCTTCGACAAGTTCGAGCGCGGGACCAACATCAAGGCCTGGCTCTTCAAGATCCTCACGAACACCTTCATCAACCGCTACCGCCGCAAGGTGAAGGAGCGCACGGTGGTGGAGGGCGTGGAGCGCGAGGCGGTGCATGAGCGCTTCGTGAGCCGGGACGCGACGGACTTCGCGGCCAACCCGGAGCAGTACTTCTTCGACCGGCTCTTGTCGGACGACGTGCTGCGCGCCATCGACTCGCTGCCCATCGACTTCCGGCTGGTGGTCATCCTCGCGGACCTCCAGGAGTTCTCCTACAAGGAGATCGCGGAGATCCTGGAGTGCCCCGTGGGCACGGTGATGAGCCGCCTCTTCCGTGGCCGCAAGCTGCTGCAGAAGACGCTGCGCGAGTACGCGGAAGGCCAGGGCGTATTCCGGCACGACGGGGAGCCGGTTCAGGCGGCCCCGGCGGATCTGGAAGAGTTCAGGCGCCGGAAGAAGGCAGGCTAG
- the ald gene encoding alanine dehydrogenase, translating into MIVGVPKEIKTREYRVGMVPAGVRALTIAGHTVLVETNAGVGSGIPDSEYQRVGAQIITTADEVWKRAEMIVKVKEPIAPEYERMQPGQIVYTYFHLAGVDPELTKTLIKKKVTAVAYETLQLDDGSLPLLKPMSEVAGKMAIQVGAACLEKAHGGKGILLGGVPGVRRGRVAVIGGGVVGLCAAKVAVGMGAEVTILDVNLERLTYLDDVFLGRAQTLASDTESIARTVRESDLVIGGVLIPGGKAPKLVSRELIGEMEPGSVVVDVAVDQGGCIETCKPTTHDNPTFTVSDVVHYCVANMPGAVPQTSTFALTNTTRPYSRKIADLGLVEAIKSDRALQRAINTYNGHITYEAVAKDMGYDYVPLMDALGGKK; encoded by the coding sequence GTGATCGTCGGAGTCCCCAAGGAGATCAAAACCCGCGAGTACCGTGTTGGCATGGTGCCTGCGGGCGTGCGCGCGCTCACCATCGCGGGGCACACGGTGCTGGTCGAGACGAACGCTGGCGTCGGCTCCGGCATCCCGGATTCGGAGTACCAGCGCGTCGGCGCGCAGATCATCACCACCGCGGATGAGGTGTGGAAGCGCGCGGAGATGATCGTGAAGGTGAAGGAGCCCATCGCGCCGGAGTACGAGCGCATGCAGCCCGGGCAGATCGTCTACACGTACTTCCACCTGGCCGGCGTGGATCCGGAGCTCACCAAGACCCTCATCAAGAAGAAGGTCACGGCGGTCGCCTACGAGACGCTCCAGTTGGACGACGGCAGCCTCCCGCTGCTCAAGCCCATGTCCGAAGTGGCCGGCAAGATGGCCATCCAGGTGGGCGCCGCGTGCCTGGAGAAGGCCCACGGTGGCAAGGGCATCCTGCTGGGCGGCGTGCCCGGCGTGCGTCGCGGTCGCGTGGCCGTCATCGGCGGTGGCGTGGTGGGCCTGTGCGCCGCCAAGGTCGCCGTCGGCATGGGCGCGGAAGTGACCATCCTGGACGTGAACCTGGAGCGCCTCACCTACCTGGACGACGTGTTCCTCGGCCGCGCGCAGACGCTGGCGTCGGACACGGAGTCCATCGCGCGCACCGTGCGCGAGTCGGACCTCGTCATCGGCGGCGTGCTCATCCCCGGCGGCAAGGCCCCGAAGCTGGTGTCGCGTGAGCTCATCGGCGAGATGGAGCCCGGCTCCGTCGTCGTCGACGTGGCGGTGGACCAGGGCGGCTGCATCGAGACCTGCAAGCCCACCACGCACGACAACCCCACCTTCACCGTGAGCGACGTCGTCCACTACTGCGTGGCGAACATGCCCGGCGCGGTGCCCCAGACGTCCACCTTCGCGCTCACCAACACCACCCGCCCCTACTCGCGGAAGATCGCGGACCTGGGCCTGGTGGAGGCCATCAAGTCCGACCGCGCCCTCCAGCGCGCCATCAACACCTACAACGGCCACATCACCTACGAGGCCGTCGCCAAGGACATGGGGTACGACTACGTCCCCCTGATGGACGCACTCGGCGGCAAGAAGTGA